A genomic window from Cupriavidus basilensis includes:
- a CDS encoding acyltransferase, with amino-acid sequence MFRRLYLSPAGYAISAVLNLLGMLLRPFMVYGYFSRREGRFLRFTRVSSSAKILSERDLVIGDHCWIGPHCLIDASGGVEIGEGVQISSLNAVLSHSSHVSIRLLGRHFISTPTPQRTGFIQAPVAIGDFTFVGSGAIILPGTRIGKGCVIGAGSVVRGEIPDHSVVVGNPGRIVGTTEKYDLEFVQSSGLDNTFFDPDRLAELRRVAQSGVAG; translated from the coding sequence ATGTTCCGTAGACTCTACCTTTCTCCCGCCGGTTATGCGATCTCGGCCGTGCTGAATCTGCTGGGCATGCTGTTGCGCCCGTTCATGGTCTATGGCTACTTTTCGCGTCGCGAAGGGCGGTTCCTGCGCTTCACCCGTGTGAGTTCCAGTGCCAAGATTTTGAGCGAGCGCGATCTGGTTATTGGGGACCATTGCTGGATCGGCCCGCATTGCCTGATCGATGCCAGCGGCGGTGTGGAGATTGGCGAGGGGGTACAGATCAGTTCGCTGAACGCCGTGTTGTCGCACAGCAGCCATGTCTCGATACGGCTGCTGGGAAGGCATTTCATCTCCACGCCGACGCCTCAGCGTACGGGCTTCATCCAGGCGCCGGTCGCGATCGGAGACTTTACTTTTGTAGGGAGCGGCGCGATCATTCTGCCGGGCACGCGAATAGGCAAGGGCTGTGTGATCGGCGCCGGCAGCGTTGTCCGCGGGGAGATCCCGGATCATTCCGTCGTCGTGGGCAATCCGGGCCGGATCGTTGGCACGACCGAGAAATACGATCTTGAGTTTGTTCAGAGCAGCGGCCTCGATAACACCTTTTTTGATCCCGACCGGCTCGCGGAACTGCGCCGGGTAGCGCAGTCTGGCGTCGCGGGATAG
- the pseI gene encoding pseudaminic acid synthase — translation MTINIGGRLVGREHEPFLIAEMSGNHNQSLDRALEIVDAAAASGAHALKIQTYTADTMTLDIREREFFISDPKSLWKGKSLYELYDEAHTPWDWHAAIFERARGHGMIPFSTPFDDSAVDFLEGLDVAVYKIASFENTDIPLIRKVARTGKPMIISIGMASIAELDQSVRAAREAGCKDLILLKCTSTYPASPENTNVRTIPHMRDLFGCEVGLSDHTMGLGVSVASVAMGATVIEKHFTLDRADGGVDSSFSLEPAEFQALVVETRRAWQGLGGVSYGPTDAEKKSLVFRRSLYITRDLKAGEVLDASSVRAIRPGFGLAPKHLDQVLGRAVKQDVSRGTPLEWDLLA, via the coding sequence ATGACGATCAATATTGGCGGTCGCCTGGTCGGCCGCGAGCACGAGCCATTCCTGATCGCGGAGATGTCCGGAAATCACAACCAGTCGCTCGATCGCGCACTGGAGATCGTCGATGCCGCGGCAGCGTCGGGCGCGCACGCACTGAAGATCCAGACCTATACCGCGGACACCATGACGCTCGATATCCGCGAGCGGGAGTTCTTCATTTCCGATCCGAAGAGCTTGTGGAAGGGCAAGTCGCTGTACGAGTTGTACGATGAGGCGCATACCCCCTGGGATTGGCATGCAGCCATCTTCGAGCGTGCGCGCGGGCACGGCATGATCCCCTTTAGCACGCCCTTCGACGACAGCGCTGTCGATTTCCTGGAAGGGCTCGACGTAGCTGTCTACAAGATCGCGTCGTTTGAGAACACCGATATTCCGCTGATCCGGAAGGTCGCGCGTACCGGCAAGCCGATGATCATCTCGATCGGCATGGCCAGCATCGCGGAACTCGATCAGAGCGTGCGCGCCGCGCGCGAGGCCGGGTGCAAAGACCTGATCCTTCTGAAGTGCACCAGTACCTACCCAGCCTCTCCCGAAAACACCAATGTCCGCACGATTCCCCACATGCGTGACCTGTTCGGCTGCGAAGTGGGTTTGTCCGACCATACGATGGGCCTTGGCGTATCGGTAGCGAGCGTCGCCATGGGCGCAACCGTGATCGAAAAGCACTTCACGCTGGACCGCGCCGACGGTGGCGTGGATTCGTCCTTCTCACTCGAACCCGCCGAATTCCAGGCGCTTGTCGTGGAAACCCGCCGCGCCTGGCAGGGGTTGGGCGGCGTGAGCTATGGCCCGACTGACGCCGAGAAGAAGTCCCTGGTGTTCCGCCGGTCGCTCTACATCACGCGCGACCTCAAGGCTGGCGAGGTGCTGGACGCCTCCAGCGTACGGGCGATCCGCCCGGGCTTTGGCCTGGCGCCCAAGCACCTCGACCAGGTGCTCGGCCGGGCGGTGAAGCAGGACGTGAGCCGCGGTACGCCACTAGAGTGGGATCTGCTCGCCTGA
- a CDS encoding glycosyltransferase family 4 protein: protein MKVWIVNPYGSLPGEAWREYRSSMLAEAFARAGHEVTWWLSNFEHRSKKFRSEGYSEQRLDTGVNVRIVPTTPYSSHVSVARIRSERTFARNLAQRVQANPQDKADMIVLAEPSIFYGKYIVETARSIGAKLVADIIDIWPEVFAMILPKPLRAFDRVLLAPLYLRRAAILRACDGIVGVSEDYRDIGVRSAPAVPSAVSYWGVDVAAMRAAMANENGGVLRKLGLGDKKPGEVWVIYAGTLGAGYDMESILKAARSERLRGKPVKFLFAGDGPQRPLLESACAEPGGNVVYLGRLDPDDLNLMYKYCDIGLSTYLAHSTVSMPIKFYDYLAAGVATVNSLEREIQRLIASHQLGRQYVPGDADSLAAAIEALAGDRALLDTCKANSASLAPRFDQYLQHDAFVRFAETLR from the coding sequence ATGAAAGTCTGGATCGTCAATCCCTATGGCAGCCTGCCGGGCGAAGCGTGGCGCGAATACCGCAGCTCGATGCTTGCCGAGGCATTCGCCCGTGCCGGTCACGAGGTGACCTGGTGGCTCTCGAATTTCGAGCACCGCTCCAAGAAGTTCCGCAGCGAGGGATATAGCGAGCAGCGCCTGGACACGGGTGTCAACGTACGGATCGTGCCCACCACGCCGTACAGTAGCCACGTCTCGGTGGCGCGAATCCGCAGCGAACGCACCTTTGCAAGGAATCTCGCGCAACGCGTGCAAGCCAATCCCCAGGACAAGGCCGATATGATCGTCCTGGCCGAGCCCTCGATCTTCTACGGCAAGTACATCGTAGAGACGGCGCGCAGCATCGGGGCCAAGTTGGTCGCCGACATCATCGACATCTGGCCAGAGGTCTTTGCCATGATCCTGCCGAAGCCGCTCAGAGCGTTCGACCGCGTGCTGCTGGCGCCGTTGTACCTCAGGCGTGCGGCCATTCTTCGCGCATGCGACGGAATCGTGGGCGTGTCAGAGGACTACCGCGACATCGGTGTGCGCTCGGCGCCCGCAGTGCCGTCCGCCGTTTCGTACTGGGGCGTGGATGTTGCTGCCATGCGGGCGGCAATGGCGAACGAGAACGGCGGCGTGCTCCGCAAGCTAGGGCTGGGCGACAAGAAGCCTGGCGAAGTCTGGGTGATCTATGCAGGCACGCTCGGCGCCGGCTATGACATGGAGTCGATTCTCAAGGCTGCGCGCTCGGAGCGGCTGCGCGGCAAGCCGGTGAAGTTCCTTTTCGCCGGCGACGGGCCGCAACGCCCCTTGCTCGAATCCGCCTGCGCCGAGCCAGGTGGTAATGTGGTCTACCTGGGGCGACTGGACCCTGACGATCTCAACCTGATGTACAAGTACTGCGATATCGGGCTGAGCACGTACCTCGCGCATTCGACGGTGTCGATGCCTATCAAGTTCTATGACTATCTGGCGGCCGGCGTTGCCACCGTTAATTCGCTGGAGCGTGAGATCCAGCGTCTGATCGCCAGCCATCAGCTCGGGCGGCAGTACGTGCCGGGCGATGCGGATTCGCTCGCCGCAGCGATCGAAGCGCTTGCCGGTGATCGCGCGCTGCTCGATACCTGCAAGGCGAATTCCGCTTCGCTCGCGCCGCGCTTCGACCAGTACTTGCAGCACGACGCATTCGTGCGCTTTGCCGAAACGCTGCGCTGA
- a CDS encoding class I SAM-dependent methyltransferase encodes MFCADKRSADEHSFAVALDSKYIRQGDTALEVGSSSGVNLASICRATKCRGLGIDPSGEAVSKGQQLFPELELRVGTADKLEFPDHSLDFSLFGFCLDLVDREHISRVLAEADRCLRDGGWIGITDFMPDVPAARPMPIALPRRHTSLTTVGCSPHSCTFSCSSRHASTALTIASPLIRKSDCARR; translated from the coding sequence GTGTTCTGTGCGGACAAACGGTCAGCCGACGAACATAGTTTTGCTGTCGCGCTGGACAGCAAGTACATCCGGCAGGGCGACACCGCGCTGGAGGTCGGCAGTTCATCCGGTGTCAATCTCGCATCCATTTGTCGCGCTACGAAGTGCCGTGGTCTGGGCATTGACCCGTCAGGCGAGGCGGTCTCGAAGGGCCAGCAGCTATTTCCCGAACTGGAGCTCCGGGTGGGAACGGCTGACAAACTCGAATTTCCGGATCACTCCCTCGATTTCAGCCTGTTCGGGTTCTGCCTCGACCTGGTGGATCGGGAGCACATTTCACGCGTACTGGCCGAGGCCGACCGCTGCCTTCGCGATGGTGGCTGGATTGGAATCACCGATTTCATGCCAGATGTGCCCGCAGCCCGGCCTATGCCCATTGCGCTGCCGAGACGTCATACCAGCTTGACTACAGTCGGTTGTTCGCCGCATTCCTGCACTTTCAGTTGCTCGAGTCGGCATGCTTCAACGGCACTGACGATCGCTTCTCCACTGATCCGCAAGAGCGACTGTGCGCGCAGGTGA
- a CDS encoding aminotransferase class III-fold pyridoxal phosphate-dependent enzyme, with the protein MSQRYQQSEALLERALRTIPLGSQTFSKSRTQYPFGVSPYFIERGRGSHVWDVDGNEYLDMIGALAALTLGYCDPDVDAAVKAQLEDGIIFSLPHRLEMEVAEQLVSMVPCAEKVRFGKNGSDATAGAVRVARAFTGRDHVAVCGYHGWQDWYIGTTARNRGVPQATRDLSHAWAYNDIESLDAIFRAHPDQVAAVILEPMNVVEPAPGFLQAVKELAHKHGALLVFDETITGFRYANGGAQQLFGVTPDLATFGKGLANGYPVSAVAGRADVMQLMEEIFFSFTFGGETLSLAAALATMKKLEREPVTATLARQGQVVIDGLRARISALGAEDFLSVSGHPSWSFLLIKDTARYPMWHLKTLFMQEMLAQGVLTFGTHNMGYSHSDADISRLFAAYDHTLPMMVEAVRDGGLEQKLKCAPLEPLFKVR; encoded by the coding sequence ATGTCGCAACGATATCAACAGTCTGAAGCCCTGCTTGAACGCGCCTTGCGCACCATTCCGCTAGGTTCGCAAACATTCAGCAAGAGCCGTACGCAGTACCCGTTCGGCGTGTCGCCGTACTTCATCGAGCGCGGCCGCGGTAGTCACGTGTGGGACGTCGATGGTAACGAGTACCTCGACATGATTGGCGCTCTTGCCGCGCTGACGCTTGGGTATTGCGACCCCGACGTGGATGCTGCGGTCAAGGCCCAACTGGAGGACGGCATCATCTTCTCGCTGCCGCACCGGCTCGAAATGGAGGTGGCGGAGCAGTTGGTGTCGATGGTGCCTTGCGCCGAGAAAGTCCGCTTTGGCAAGAACGGTTCCGACGCAACCGCCGGTGCCGTGCGCGTTGCCCGCGCTTTCACCGGCCGCGATCATGTTGCGGTCTGCGGCTATCACGGCTGGCAGGACTGGTACATTGGCACCACCGCGCGTAACCGCGGCGTGCCGCAGGCAACACGCGATCTGTCCCATGCCTGGGCATACAACGATATCGAGAGCCTCGACGCCATTTTCAGGGCACACCCCGATCAGGTGGCCGCGGTGATCCTCGAGCCAATGAACGTGGTCGAGCCGGCACCGGGCTTCCTGCAGGCCGTCAAGGAGCTGGCGCACAAGCATGGCGCGCTGCTGGTGTTTGACGAGACCATCACGGGATTCCGCTACGCGAATGGTGGCGCCCAGCAACTCTTCGGCGTGACGCCGGACCTGGCTACCTTCGGCAAGGGCCTCGCCAACGGCTATCCGGTGTCTGCCGTTGCGGGCCGGGCCGACGTCATGCAACTGATGGAGGAGATTTTCTTCTCCTTCACCTTTGGCGGAGAAACGCTATCGCTCGCAGCGGCGCTCGCCACCATGAAGAAGCTGGAACGGGAGCCCGTCACCGCAACCCTGGCTCGCCAGGGTCAAGTGGTGATTGACGGCCTGCGTGCACGCATTTCGGCGCTGGGCGCGGAAGACTTTCTCTCTGTGTCTGGCCATCCGAGCTGGAGCTTCCTGCTGATCAAGGACACGGCGCGCTACCCCATGTGGCACCTCAAGACGCTGTTCATGCAGGAGATGCTGGCGCAGGGGGTCCTGACGTTCGGTACTCACAACATGGGATACAGCCATTCGGACGCCGATATCAGCCGGCTGTTCGCGGCCTACGACCACACGCTGCCAATGATGGTCGAAGCCGTGCGCGATGGCGGTCTCGAGCAGAAGTTGAAGTGCGCTCCGCTTGAGCCTTTGTTCAAGGTGCGCTGA
- the pseH gene encoding UDP-4-amino-4,6-dideoxy-N-acetyl-beta-L-altrosamine N-acetyltransferase yields the protein MHRFDDCELRSIRPGDKDILLAWRNSDHVRSNMYTDHLIAPEEHERWFASALQHPSAQFAVFALRGVPVGFSSLTGISREHQRCTWGFYLGEQGLPKGTGSALGYLALAHAFDTLGMYKLSSEAFAFNHASLALHRKLGFREEGRLVEHYLKQGQRQDIVCLAKFSNQWGSDRQALRDLCFSPEGV from the coding sequence ATGCATAGATTTGACGACTGCGAGTTGCGTTCGATCCGCCCCGGCGACAAGGACATTCTGCTGGCCTGGCGCAACAGCGACCACGTGCGCAGCAATATGTACACGGACCACTTGATTGCACCTGAGGAGCATGAACGCTGGTTCGCTTCGGCGTTGCAGCATCCAAGTGCGCAGTTTGCGGTGTTCGCACTGCGCGGGGTGCCAGTTGGTTTCAGCTCACTCACCGGCATCAGCCGTGAGCACCAGCGTTGCACCTGGGGCTTCTATCTCGGCGAGCAAGGCCTGCCCAAGGGTACTGGCTCTGCGCTGGGCTATCTGGCGCTGGCCCATGCCTTTGACACGCTCGGAATGTATAAGCTGAGTTCGGAGGCTTTTGCTTTCAATCACGCCTCGCTGGCCTTGCATCGCAAGCTTGGCTTCCGCGAAGAGGGCCGGTTGGTCGAGCATTACCTGAAACAAGGCCAGCGCCAGGACATTGTCTGCCTGGCCAAATTCAGCAATCAATGGGGGAGTGACCGGCAGGCGCTGCGCGACCTGTGTTTCTCGCCCGAAGGAGTATAG
- a CDS encoding sugar transferase gives MLIKRLFDLVASAAGLLVLAPVFAVIAIVIKRESAGPVFFRQERVGLHGRTFRIHKFRTMVTSGEGRGPLITVGADRRITRSGAFLRKYKLDELAQLIDVFIGSMSLVGPRPEVPKYVALYPAGIRETVLSVRPGITDLASIEYRDENALLGQSQDPERTYIEEVMPAKLRYCVEYVHGRSLWLDLRIIYRTVVAVLS, from the coding sequence ATGCTTATCAAAAGGCTCTTTGACCTCGTCGCCAGCGCGGCGGGGTTGCTTGTGCTGGCACCGGTATTCGCCGTGATCGCCATCGTCATCAAGCGCGAATCGGCTGGCCCGGTTTTCTTCCGGCAGGAGCGAGTGGGCTTGCACGGCCGCACGTTCCGCATTCATAAGTTCCGGACCATGGTGACCTCGGGAGAGGGCAGGGGACCCCTGATCACCGTGGGTGCGGACCGGCGTATCACGAGAAGTGGCGCCTTCCTGCGCAAGTACAAACTGGACGAACTGGCGCAATTGATCGACGTGTTTATCGGCAGCATGAGCTTGGTGGGACCGCGGCCCGAAGTGCCCAAGTATGTGGCGCTCTATCCTGCGGGTATTCGCGAGACCGTCTTGAGCGTGAGACCGGGGATAACGGATTTGGCCTCGATCGAGTACAGGGACGAGAATGCCTTGCTGGGCCAAAGCCAGGATCCTGAGCGCACGTATATCGAGGAGGTGATGCCGGCCAAGTTGCGCTATTGTGTTGAGTATGTGCATGGCCGATCCCTCTGGCTTGATCTGCGCATTATTTATCGGACGGTTGTCGCCGTTCTTTCGTAG
- the pseG gene encoding UDP-2,4-diacetamido-2,4,6-trideoxy-beta-L-altropyranose hydrolase, with amino-acid sequence MKVAIRADASVQIGSGHVMRCLTLADDLRERGAEVRFITRAHPGGAQALIAKRGYACHLLPAPQPGGSVMGDLAHSAWLGVPWEDDLARSAAVLADWSPQWLVVDHYGLDWRWEQPLRGQVPRILAIDDLADRRHDCDLLLDQNYYSDLDQRYAALVPPHCTCLLGPGYALLRPEFTVAGQALHRGTGPVRRVLLFMGGMDQDNATSIALRGLQDFAKAGIAIDVVLGAGAPHRDQVRTLCESTPNTRLHVQVDNMAELMASADLAIGACGSATWERCFLGLPTIAIVLADNQRRSAHDLAAAGYIVNLGEVAQVTPEKVAQAVAALTADDAGRVAMSRRALGLARREPRTVADLIYEGTR; translated from the coding sequence ATGAAGGTCGCGATTCGCGCCGATGCGTCCGTGCAGATCGGGTCTGGCCACGTCATGCGTTGCCTGACGCTGGCGGATGACTTGCGCGAGCGCGGGGCTGAGGTTCGCTTCATCACCCGCGCGCATCCAGGTGGCGCGCAAGCGCTGATTGCCAAGCGCGGGTACGCGTGCCACCTGCTGCCTGCGCCGCAGCCTGGCGGTTCTGTGATGGGGGACCTTGCCCACAGTGCCTGGCTGGGCGTGCCCTGGGAGGACGACCTGGCGCGAAGCGCAGCGGTGCTGGCGGACTGGTCGCCTCAATGGCTGGTTGTGGATCACTATGGTCTCGACTGGCGATGGGAGCAGCCGTTGCGTGGGCAGGTACCTCGCATCCTGGCTATCGACGACCTGGCTGATCGCCGGCATGACTGTGATCTGCTGCTCGACCAGAACTACTATAGCGATCTCGACCAGCGCTACGCCGCCTTGGTTCCTCCGCACTGCACGTGTTTGCTGGGCCCTGGCTATGCCCTGCTGCGCCCCGAGTTCACGGTCGCCGGGCAGGCCTTGCACCGGGGCACGGGACCGGTTCGGCGCGTCTTGCTGTTTATGGGGGGTATGGACCAGGACAACGCAACCAGCATTGCGCTTCGTGGATTGCAGGACTTCGCGAAAGCTGGCATTGCGATCGACGTCGTGCTCGGCGCTGGCGCACCTCACCGCGACCAGGTAAGGACCTTGTGCGAGAGCACGCCAAATACGCGTCTGCACGTGCAGGTCGACAATATGGCCGAATTGATGGCGAGCGCTGATCTGGCCATCGGCGCTTGTGGGTCCGCGACCTGGGAGCGCTGCTTCCTCGGGTTGCCGACTATTGCCATCGTGCTGGCGGACAACCAGCGCAGATCGGCCCACGACCTGGCCGCCGCGGGATATATCGTCAATCTGGGCGAAGTCGCTCAGGTGACGCCAGAGAAGGTGGCGCAAGCGGTGGCTGCCTTGACGGCGGACGATGCGGGGCGCGTGGCAATGTCACGCCGCGCCCTGGGGCTGGCTCGGCGTGAGCCAAGGACTGTGGCCGACCTGATTTACGAAGGAACGCGGTGA
- a CDS encoding Wzz/FepE/Etk N-terminal domain-containing protein: MPVTSPTTSDTQYLSLTSFVAKYFKLLVVSVIVGALVAVGFSFIQHPRWTAKMTVQIGQVAGVGSAVPGVGAAPTNLIESQMTTVERYGLSSFKFDVLKVMGLPLPNRQNPDSDLIFDSLRAAPSKSLDLINVQASGYSPEMATQTLRVAFNELRREHDKAFNPTIDRMKAELKDTSDKLVAMEKEYDSVYGSLKRTSDQAKAQAAPHDVFLANVVATISVESRALNQRKAQLEEALASLRTYPTRVLGDVYVADRPSTPGKLLYSAGGALIGLIAGILIALFLNLRRR, from the coding sequence ATGCCGGTCACTTCCCCCACAACGTCAGACACACAGTACCTCTCGCTAACGAGTTTTGTTGCGAAATATTTCAAGCTTCTGGTGGTCAGCGTCATAGTCGGCGCATTGGTTGCTGTCGGTTTTTCGTTCATCCAGCATCCGCGCTGGACGGCGAAGATGACGGTGCAGATCGGCCAGGTTGCTGGCGTCGGCTCGGCGGTGCCAGGGGTAGGTGCCGCGCCGACCAACTTGATCGAATCCCAGATGACCACGGTTGAGCGGTATGGCCTGTCAAGCTTTAAGTTCGATGTACTTAAGGTAATGGGACTGCCCCTGCCTAACAGGCAGAATCCGGACTCCGATCTGATTTTCGACTCACTGCGTGCAGCGCCGTCGAAAAGCCTGGATCTCATCAATGTGCAGGCGTCTGGGTACTCCCCCGAGATGGCAACGCAGACACTGCGCGTGGCCTTCAACGAGTTGCGCAGGGAACATGATAAAGCGTTCAATCCGACAATTGATCGCATGAAGGCAGAGCTGAAGGACACCTCCGACAAGCTCGTCGCAATGGAAAAGGAATACGACTCCGTCTACGGCTCGCTCAAGCGGACCAGCGATCAAGCAAAAGCTCAAGCGGCCCCGCACGACGTCTTCCTGGCTAACGTGGTAGCAACCATCAGTGTTGAATCGCGAGCGCTAAACCAGCGTAAGGCACAGCTGGAAGAAGCACTGGCCTCATTGCGGACTTATCCGACTCGCGTCCTTGGCGACGTCTATGTCGCCGATCGCCCCAGCACACCGGGCAAGCTGCTGTACTCCGCCGGCGGCGCACTCATCGGCTTGATCGCCGGTATTTTGATCGCGCTGTTCTTGAACCTGCGCCGTCGTTGA
- a CDS encoding acyltransferase family protein has product MTFRPLTNAQSEQLDSLRGMSAFAVVIGHANQILIAPAYDKLNPVMGLLAQSAVMIFFVMSGFLIGKSVSSNIARHSGKFSLMKYLVDRVIRIWPPLFFSLVLIVCLYKLAPLFFPSGTSAFLPAPGHTLARTAFTSEPTQLYGAVLMLNGFVTDAPSANGPLWSLSIEVWYYFLAAILAVPRAWWKVLALPFAGAVVWLGINNEPFLYYLPVWWAGYLLAVLHDRLLSFSLTLLRGARRFVS; this is encoded by the coding sequence ATGACTTTTCGGCCACTCACAAACGCTCAATCCGAGCAATTGGACTCGCTTCGCGGCATGTCGGCGTTTGCTGTGGTTATTGGGCACGCAAATCAGATTCTGATTGCGCCGGCCTATGACAAGCTGAACCCGGTGATGGGATTGCTGGCTCAAAGTGCGGTCATGATTTTTTTTGTCATGAGCGGATTCTTGATTGGAAAATCGGTATCCAGCAATATTGCGCGACACAGTGGCAAATTTTCGTTAATGAAGTATCTCGTCGACCGGGTGATCAGAATCTGGCCGCCACTGTTTTTTTCCCTGGTCCTCATCGTTTGCCTTTACAAGCTCGCGCCGCTGTTTTTCCCGAGCGGAACCAGCGCATTTCTTCCAGCTCCAGGCCATACTCTTGCACGGACGGCCTTCACTAGCGAACCAACGCAGTTGTACGGTGCAGTGTTGATGCTGAACGGTTTCGTGACCGATGCGCCGAGCGCGAATGGACCTTTATGGAGTCTTTCCATCGAGGTCTGGTACTATTTTCTCGCAGCAATTCTGGCGGTACCTAGGGCTTGGTGGAAAGTGCTGGCCCTGCCATTTGCTGGAGCCGTTGTCTGGCTTGGTATCAACAATGAGCCGTTTCTCTATTATCTGCCGGTCTGGTGGGCCGGATACCTACTGGCCGTTTTGCACGATCGCCTTTTGTCGTTCTCTTTGACTCTTTTGCGGGGGGCGCGGCGATTTGTTTCCTGA
- a CDS encoding DegT/DnrJ/EryC1/StrS family aminotransferase, whose amino-acid sequence MNSSFLPFAQPEIGEEEIAEVVATLRSGWVTTGPKTKQFEADFAAFLGGGVEAIAVNSATAGLHLALEAVGVGPGDEVITTTHTFTATAEVIRYLGADPVFVDVSAETLCIDVDAIEKAITPRTRAIMPVHFGGRAADMGRIIAIARKHGLRVVEDAAHALPATSDGQLVGTLDTDATVFSFYANKTITTGEGGMVVTRDPEIAKRAKIMRLHGISRDAFDRFVSTAPSWYYEIVAPGFKYNMTDVASAIGIHQLKKANAFHQRRAAIAARYDEALADLPLVLPPHAQTGDIHSWHLYVIQLAEGAPCSRDALIDHLFKQGIGCSVHYIPLHLQPYWRDQYHLTPEMFPVSQRVYEHTLTLPLYTRMRDEDVERVIKSVRDAFN is encoded by the coding sequence ATGAACAGTAGTTTTCTTCCGTTTGCACAGCCGGAAATCGGCGAAGAAGAGATCGCCGAAGTCGTGGCGACGCTGCGCTCGGGCTGGGTTACCACCGGCCCGAAGACCAAGCAGTTCGAAGCGGACTTCGCAGCGTTCCTGGGCGGTGGCGTAGAAGCCATCGCCGTGAATTCCGCCACCGCGGGCCTGCACCTCGCGCTGGAGGCGGTGGGGGTCGGCCCTGGTGACGAGGTGATTACCACCACCCACACATTCACGGCCACGGCGGAGGTGATCCGCTACCTGGGCGCGGATCCCGTATTTGTCGACGTCAGCGCGGAAACGCTTTGCATTGATGTGGACGCCATCGAGAAAGCCATCACGCCGCGCACGCGCGCGATCATGCCTGTGCATTTCGGCGGCCGCGCCGCGGATATGGGGCGCATTATCGCCATTGCCAGGAAGCACGGCCTGCGTGTCGTCGAGGATGCCGCGCACGCTCTGCCCGCCACTAGCGACGGCCAGTTGGTAGGAACCCTGGACACCGATGCCACCGTGTTCAGCTTCTACGCCAACAAGACGATCACGACGGGTGAAGGCGGGATGGTGGTGACGCGCGACCCGGAAATTGCAAAACGTGCCAAGATCATGCGTCTGCACGGTATCAGCCGGGATGCTTTCGACCGTTTTGTGTCGACCGCGCCAAGCTGGTACTACGAGATCGTCGCGCCGGGGTTCAAGTACAACATGACGGACGTCGCCTCCGCCATCGGTATCCATCAGTTGAAGAAGGCAAACGCTTTCCATCAGCGCCGCGCCGCCATCGCCGCCCGCTACGACGAGGCGCTGGCCGATCTGCCGCTGGTTCTGCCGCCGCACGCGCAAACTGGTGATATTCACTCCTGGCATTTGTACGTGATTCAATTGGCCGAAGGTGCGCCGTGCAGCCGGGACGCTCTGATTGACCATCTGTTCAAGCAGGGCATTGGCTGTAGCGTCCACTACATTCCGCTTCATCTTCAGCCGTACTGGCGCGACCAGTATCACCTGACGCCGGAGATGTTCCCCGTCAGCCAGCGCGTCTATGAGCACACACTTACTTTGCCGCTGTACACGCGTATGCGTGACGAAGATGTGGAGCGGGTGATCAAGTCGGTTCGGGACGCGTTTAACTGA
- a CDS encoding acyltransferase yields MMTRLLRRSFLWRWWVAIRFLRDGVRVDPRATFLSSLSQVKLGRGTKISRDVIVNLGGAGQLDMARGTWLSHGVEIESEGRVLIGEGTTIQRRCSLNGTITIGRGCIFAPNVFISSGAHIFAAWPELPIREQEARYAALPPHERPAGFEDKPVEIGDDCWIGVNVAIMPGVRIGRGCVVGANSVVTRSLPEYSIAVGAPAVVKSKRLA; encoded by the coding sequence ATGATGACCAGATTATTGAGAAGATCCTTCCTGTGGCGCTGGTGGGTGGCAATCCGCTTTCTGCGCGATGGCGTGCGGGTCGATCCGCGCGCCACGTTCCTGTCGTCGCTGTCCCAGGTCAAGCTCGGACGGGGCACAAAGATCTCCAGGGATGTCATCGTCAATCTTGGGGGTGCGGGGCAACTCGATATGGCGCGTGGCACCTGGCTATCGCACGGCGTCGAAATCGAGTCGGAGGGCCGTGTCCTCATTGGCGAGGGCACCACCATTCAGCGGCGCTGCTCGCTGAACGGAACGATAACGATCGGCCGCGGGTGCATTTTCGCCCCGAATGTTTTTATCTCCTCGGGTGCGCATATCTTTGCCGCATGGCCAGAGCTGCCGATTCGCGAGCAGGAAGCGAGGTATGCGGCACTGCCGCCACATGAGCGTCCCGCCGGTTTTGAAGATAAACCGGTTGAAATCGGTGATGACTGCTGGATCGGGGTGAATGTTGCGATCATGCCCGGAGTGAGGATTGGACGTGGATGCGTGGTTGGGGCCAACTCCGTGGTGACCAGGTCGTTACCGGAATATTCAATCGCAGTCGGGGCACCGGCAGTCGTGAAGTCCAAGAGGCTGGCATGA